Proteins found in one Nostoc sp. NIES-3756 genomic segment:
- the ilvD gene encoding dihydroxy-acid dehydratase, whose translation MSENFRSKVVTQGVQRSPNRAMLRAVGFQDADFTKAIVGVANGYSTITPCNMGINKLAQRAEAGIKLAGAMPQIFGTITISDGISMGTEGMKYSLVSREVIADSIETVCNGQTMDGVIAIGGCDKNMPGAMIAIARINIPAIFVYGGTIKPGHYNGRDLTVVSSFEAVGEYSAGKISDDELLAVERQACPGAGSCGGMYTANTMSSAFEAMGMSLPYSSTMAAEDDEKADSTEESAKVLVEAIRHQLLPRQIITRKSIENAISVIMAVGGSTNAVLHFLAIARAAGVELNLDDFETIRGRVPVICDLKPSGRYVATDLHKAGGIPQVMKMLLVHGLLHGDCITITGKTIAEVLADIPEEPSPNQDVIRPWNNPMYAQGHLAILKGNLATEGAVAKITGVKKPVITGPAKVFESEESCLDAILAGKIKAGDVIVIRYEGPKGGPGMREMLAPTSAIIGAGLGDAVGLITDGRFSGGTYGMVVGHVAPEAAVGGNIALVEEGDSITIDADARLLQLNISEEELASRRAKWQPRPPRYTKGILAKYAKLVASSSVGAVTDLDLFNE comes from the coding sequence ATGTCGGAGAATTTTAGAAGTAAAGTTGTCACCCAAGGGGTACAGCGATCGCCTAATAGAGCCATGCTCCGGGCGGTTGGTTTTCAGGATGCAGATTTTACCAAAGCCATTGTAGGTGTTGCCAATGGCTACAGCACTATAACTCCCTGTAACATGGGAATTAATAAGCTGGCACAAAGAGCAGAAGCAGGTATAAAACTAGCAGGAGCAATGCCGCAAATATTCGGCACAATTACCATTAGCGATGGCATTTCTATGGGTACAGAAGGGATGAAATATTCCCTCGTCTCAAGAGAAGTGATTGCAGACTCCATTGAAACTGTCTGTAATGGGCAAACAATGGATGGGGTAATTGCCATCGGTGGCTGTGATAAAAATATGCCAGGGGCAATGATTGCGATCGCGCGGATAAATATCCCTGCTATCTTTGTTTACGGTGGTACTATTAAGCCCGGTCATTATAACGGTAGAGATTTAACCGTCGTTAGTTCTTTCGAGGCAGTAGGTGAATACAGTGCTGGGAAAATTAGCGACGATGAACTATTAGCAGTTGAACGCCAAGCTTGTCCGGGTGCAGGTTCCTGTGGTGGGATGTACACAGCAAATACCATGTCATCTGCCTTTGAAGCGATGGGAATGAGTTTGCCCTATTCTTCCACAATGGCAGCAGAAGATGATGAGAAGGCAGATAGTACCGAAGAATCAGCCAAAGTATTAGTAGAAGCAATTCGCCATCAACTATTACCTAGACAAATTATCACCCGCAAATCCATAGAAAATGCCATCTCTGTAATTATGGCAGTGGGTGGTTCGACTAACGCCGTGTTACATTTTCTGGCGATCGCTCGTGCTGCTGGTGTAGAACTAAATCTAGATGATTTTGAAACTATTCGTGGTCGTGTACCTGTTATATGTGACTTGAAACCTAGTGGTAGATATGTCGCCACAGACTTGCACAAAGCCGGGGGTATTCCCCAAGTGATGAAGATGTTGTTGGTACATGGTTTACTCCACGGTGATTGTATAACTATCACAGGTAAAACTATTGCTGAAGTTTTAGCTGATATCCCTGAGGAACCATCCCCCAACCAAGATGTCATTCGTCCTTGGAATAACCCTATGTATGCTCAAGGTCACTTGGCGATACTTAAGGGTAATTTAGCTACTGAGGGTGCTGTTGCCAAAATTACTGGTGTGAAAAAGCCTGTAATTACTGGGCCAGCCAAAGTATTTGAATCAGAAGAATCATGCTTGGATGCCATCTTGGCGGGTAAGATTAAGGCTGGTGATGTGATTGTCATCCGCTACGAAGGCCCTAAAGGCGGCCCTGGTATGCGGGAAATGTTAGCCCCGACTTCAGCAATTATTGGTGCGGGTTTAGGGGATGCAGTCGGGTTAATTACTGATGGACGCTTCTCTGGTGGTACTTACGGAATGGTAGTAGGACACGTTGCGCCGGAAGCGGCTGTTGGGGGTAATATTGCCCTAGTAGAGGAAGGCGATAGTATCACTATTGATGCTGATGCTCGTTTGCTACAGTTAAACATCAGCGAGGAAGAATTAGCCAGTCGTCGTGCTAAATGGCAACCCCGTCCACCTCGTTATACAAAAGGCATTCTGGCTAAATATGCCAAATTGGTTGCCTCTAGTAGTGTTGGTGCTGTTACTGATTTGGATTTGTTTAATGAATAG
- a CDS encoding cytochrome P450: MKHNQMPPGSYGLPILGETLAFLFDKNFIEKRYRRYGSIFKTHLIGRPTVVMVGSKAVEFVLSSHMENFSWREGWPDTFKALLGESLFLQDGEEHRRNRRLMMPALHGPALTNYVSTMEEITRKYLQKWEAKQEFTWFDEFKQLTFDIASQLLLGASPGEDCAILSKLFTTLTNGLITINPLPLPFTKYGKAIAARNQILERLTQIVRQRQQNPSKDALSLLIQAKDEDGNSLSEKELIAQAVLLLFAGHETTTSMLTWLCLELARHPKVYQRAREEQLQLASQGDLTLEQLGQMPYLEQILLEVERCHQPVNGGFRGVIKDFEFNGFHVPAGWQLLYSILMTHRLEEIYLEPERFDPDRFSPQRQEHKKYPFSLIGFGGGPRVCIGIAFAKMEMKIIAAHLLRSYHWEILPNQSLDALLVPTNRPQDGLRVKFQPL, translated from the coding sequence TTGAAACATAATCAAATGCCCCCAGGTAGCTACGGTTTACCAATATTAGGTGAAACCCTGGCTTTTCTCTTTGACAAAAACTTTATTGAAAAACGCTATCGACGCTACGGTTCTATATTTAAAACCCATCTTATTGGTAGACCAACAGTAGTCATGGTAGGGTCAAAAGCTGTAGAATTTGTCCTTTCTTCCCACATGGAAAATTTTTCTTGGCGTGAAGGATGGCCTGATACTTTTAAAGCATTACTTGGTGAATCACTGTTTTTGCAAGATGGCGAAGAACACCGCAGAAATCGCCGCTTGATGATGCCTGCCTTGCATGGGCCAGCATTGACAAATTATGTCTCTACAATGGAAGAAATTACACGTAAATATTTACAAAAATGGGAAGCAAAACAAGAGTTTACTTGGTTTGATGAATTTAAGCAGTTAACATTTGATATTGCCAGTCAATTATTACTAGGGGCTAGTCCTGGTGAAGATTGTGCCATCCTAAGTAAATTATTCACAACACTTACAAATGGACTAATTACTATTAACCCATTACCCTTACCATTTACAAAATATGGCAAAGCTATAGCAGCACGCAATCAAATTTTAGAGCGTTTAACTCAAATCGTCCGACAACGGCAACAAAACCCTAGTAAAGATGCTCTCAGCTTATTAATTCAAGCTAAAGATGAGGATGGCAATAGTTTAAGTGAAAAAGAACTAATTGCTCAAGCTGTATTATTACTTTTTGCTGGACATGAAACCACAACTTCAATGTTGACATGGTTATGTTTAGAATTAGCTCGTCACCCAAAAGTCTATCAACGTGCTAGGGAAGAACAACTCCAACTTGCTAGTCAAGGTGACTTAACTTTAGAACAGTTGGGACAAATGCCCTATTTAGAGCAAATTTTGTTAGAGGTGGAAAGATGCCATCAACCAGTAAATGGGGGATTCCGTGGTGTAATTAAAGACTTTGAATTTAATGGCTTCCATGTACCTGCGGGTTGGCAGCTTTTGTATTCAATTTTGATGACTCATCGCCTAGAAGAAATTTACCTTGAACCAGAACGTTTTGATCCAGATCGTTTCAGTCCCCAACGTCAAGAACATAAAAAATATCCCTTCAGCTTAATTGGGTTTGGTGGTGGGCCGAGGGTTTGTATTGGCATAGCGTTTGCCAAAATGGAAATGAAGATTATTGCTGCCCATCTTTTACGTAGCTATCATTGGGAAATTTTACCCAATCAAAGTTTAGATGCGCTGTTAGTTCCCACCAACCGCCCTCAAGATGGGTTGCGAGTTAAATTCCAACCTTTGTGA
- a CDS encoding NAD(P)/FAD-dependent oxidoreductase, with protein MKTYDWTVVGGGITGAALAYELVKTGFSVLLLEKDAVAQNATRYSYGGLAYWSGSTELTRQLSQEAIARYNILSQELDADIELRELDLLLTIPTDTDPEATAKLYAQCAVPPRLLSVSEACELEPLINGGAIAGALTVKHGHIHPQKTTQAYIQAFLRAGGELQIGEWNGTTTHSANVVICAGGLSRQLLKSVGISVKVYFTHAEIIEIPPVDWRLNTLVMPANLQRFKLEAASTEVDELWDEPYNQPVPPILDAGAVQFLDGSLRVGQISRVLTDPYAVINAEESENWLRQSISQVLPALGNLPGDWHHCLVAFSSNSLPIIGAIPELTGVHIFSGFSNPLVFVPPLAKRFAQFLTGKNDEIIPQLSP; from the coding sequence ATGAAAACTTACGACTGGACTGTAGTGGGTGGGGGAATTACGGGTGCTGCACTCGCCTACGAATTGGTGAAAACAGGCTTTAGTGTACTTCTTTTAGAAAAAGACGCTGTAGCGCAAAATGCTACCCGTTATAGTTATGGTGGTTTGGCTTATTGGTCGGGTAGTACAGAACTTACTCGTCAATTATCTCAGGAAGCGATCGCTCGATACAATATTCTTTCCCAAGAATTAGATGCTGATATTGAATTGCGGGAATTAGATTTATTGCTGACAATTCCTACAGACACTGACCCAGAAGCTACAGCCAAGTTATATGCTCAGTGTGCAGTACCGCCGCGTTTACTTAGTGTATCAGAAGCCTGTGAGTTAGAACCACTAATAAATGGGGGAGCGATCGCAGGTGCTTTAACTGTCAAACATGGGCATATTCATCCTCAGAAAACAACACAAGCCTACATTCAAGCTTTCTTACGTGCTGGTGGTGAGTTGCAAATTGGCGAGTGGAATGGAACAACTACTCACAGTGCTAATGTAGTCATTTGCGCTGGTGGACTCAGCCGACAGTTATTAAAATCAGTAGGTATTTCTGTAAAAGTATATTTTACCCATGCAGAAATTATAGAAATTCCTCCCGTTGATTGGCGGTTAAATACTTTAGTTATGCCAGCTAATTTGCAACGATTTAAACTAGAAGCTGCATCTACTGAAGTAGATGAATTGTGGGATGAACCTTATAACCAACCTGTACCACCAATATTAGACGCGGGTGCAGTTCAGTTTTTAGATGGAAGTTTGCGCGTAGGGCAAATTAGCCGTGTGCTGACAGATCCTTATGCTGTGATTAATGCTGAAGAAAGTGAAAATTGGTTACGGCAAAGTATCAGTCAAGTTTTACCTGCATTGGGTAATTTACCAGGAGATTGGCATCATTGTTTAGTTGCATTTAGCAGCAACAGCTTACCTATAATTGGTGCAATTCCTGAATTAACAGGTGTGCATATTTTCTCTGGTTTCAGTAATCCTTTAGTTTTTGTACCACCTTTAGCAAAACGCTTTGCTCAATTCTTAACAGGTAAAAATGATGAAATTATTCCTCAACTATCACCATAA